One Drosophila subpulchrella strain 33 F10 #4 breed RU33 chromosome 2R, RU_Dsub_v1.1 Primary Assembly, whole genome shotgun sequence genomic window, CAGTGGAGCCGCTCTGGCCATTCATTTGGCCCCATCTCACAGCACCAGCGGGCGGCTTTGGGGAGCTGCAAAAATGCCCGGTAATTATCACTAAGACGCGCCGCCGCTGATTAAGTATGCGACACCGCCAGTCGGTTCGGCGAACCATTCCACTAGGAGCTCCTCTCGAATTCTGACAGTTTGCGTACGGCTGACATGACAAGCTGCCAGCGCCGATGACGCTAAAAACTTGGACCATTCTGGGCCTTGGTTCCAGCCCCAGTCCGAATCCCCAACTGCAATTGCAGCTCCGGCCGAGTGGCGATGGAACTTCGAAGGATGGTGAGCCGCATCATGTTGCCAAGTGCCGACAACTGACGGCTAGGTGCAGTGAAAACAATTAAGATCTGGTAAAACTAGGAATTTAGGCTGGTAAGGAAATGCAAGGGGaaacaataatattaatattatttaccTAAAAAAGAAACAAGGAAGAGTTTTTCTTTCCATAATAATAGAATAGTTCGCCTAGAACCATTAGGAATCCTGTACTTTACCTTACCTATGACCATATGATATGCTCTTTATTAAAGTTtgaaaatacaattttcagACTCCTTCCTTAAAGGCTACTTAGAATTTTATATCCATATTTCGCTTTTAAAATCGTTAAGTTATACCCTATTTTTCTGCGTGTAAAAAGGAATGAGAATGGGGAGCGAGGATCCCAGCCGAGAGCCGCATACAAATGAGGCGTACCCAATGTTGACAATGAATATTAACCTTGAGTGGTGCTCCAGCCGGTTTTTGCCTGGCCAAGGTCATACCATCATATCCCATCCCATCTCGACTCCAGAGGATGTGGAGATGGTGTGATGAGATGGTTGCCGATAATTGCCACGGGCATCGACTGGATTCGACCTAATGGAATCGCGGTGAATGTCATTGGGTCTGATGTGTGTAATCGATTCTGCAGCTGAGTTGTTTTATTAAATGAATCGCTGAGATACCATTTATTCGTTTTTAAATTACTGACGTTATGAGGGAATgctttttctgtttttttcttATAAGCTATAAATGATACAAAACAATTTATGTTATACTCCAGATTTTGCAGGCCTTTAGCGATGTTCCAGGGTAGGAGCCTCGGTTTTGGGTACAGATGACTTAAGAGATGCAATTAAACTTATTTCCCACATCCTCCATGGGTCTTACTTTATAATTTCAATGGTGCTATCGATTGGGTTCACATGCGAAGTTTGCATTCCCAGTCACTTGGCGGGATTGCCAGTTTGGCTGCCTTGCACCTCGACATTAAGTCAGTTGGAGAACAGCAGCCGAGCTGGATTCAGACGGTTAACCCAGTTTTAATAATCACGAAGTGGAAGTTACTCCGCGGTAATTACCTTTTGCATTCGCTagatttttcaatttttttgtttcgccTCTACTTTGCGGCACGAACGGCAGTTCGGCGGTGACTGACATATCGCATCGTATAAATCGCAGCCAAAGTCGAACTTAATAATTTTAGAGCCCAGGCTTTGGCGCTTTGGCTGGGCCCGAAAATTATGAATTCCCGCTTAGCCAACGATTTGCTACACTGCGCGAAAGGCCCTATGCCACCGCCTTCTTCTTGCGACCGAAATTCTCGCCATCCTCCAGGGTCTCTGGAAGCGGAGTGCCTCGTGTCTCCGGTATGAAAATAGTGCCCACCATGGCCAGTATGGAGAACACCCCGAAGATTAGGGGCGCTATCCACAAGGCATAGCAATCCAGTTCGCAGACCATGGGGGCCACAATGGAGCCCACCCTGCCGATCATGGAGCACAGACCCACTCCACTAGATCGCACCACCGTGGGAAAGAGCTCTCCGCCGTATAGGTAAACAGTCGGGAAGGTGACCGAGGCTCCAAAGAGGCCAATGGTGGCGCAGGCCACCTTGACCGCCTGACCCTGGGTGCAGAGGCCGGCCAGGAGGAGCAGGCCCACGGCACTGCAGCCGTTTGATAGCAGCAGCGTCTTCTTGCGACCCAGGTACTTGGTCATGATCACGCAGAGACAGGTGCCCGGAATGCCCACCACGGCGGCGATCAGGTTGCTGATGAAGATGTTCCCGCCCAGCTTGGAGACGTACTGGGCGGTGCCGTAGTAGACCATGCAGACCACCAGCCAGTTGTTGGCCATGCAGATGGTCTTGATCCGCAGGTAGGGCGTCTTGAAGAGGTCCAACATGGTGCCCTTCTTCATCGGCTGGCGGGCGGCCAGGGTTGCGTAGGCCGCCTCAATTTCCGGCCGGATCGTTTCCGTCGGCGCCCTGTTGCACTTGGCGATCTTCTCCAGAATCTTAATGGACTTGTCCAGCCTGCCGGTGGTAAAGAGCCAGCGCGGAGACTCCGGCACCAGCCAAATGTAGATCACGAACACGGCCGAGAAGATCGTGATGCTGAACTGGTACCATCGCCACTCACGGATAAAGTAGGCGAACACGGCCAGGGAGGCGTGGCCGATGTTGAAGGGTAGTTGGTAGAAAATGGCCACCACTTCGCGCTTCTTCGGCCCCACGATCTCCATGAGCAAGACGAAGCTGCGGGAGGGATAATTTATTTGGAGATATATAAGGATTTGAATCTTTAAGGATGTGCCTTCGAACCCACCTGGTGGTCATCGTACCCGCCGTGGCCACAGCCACCAGAAATCGAAAGATGCAGTAGAACCAAAAGTAGGGCGATACGCAAACGATCAGTCCACTGAACAGCTGCAGGAAACAGCTAAACAGAAAGGCCGGGCGTCGTCCAAATCTGGGAGTTACAAATtagtttattaaaataaaagacatacatacaattttaaaaatatttatctataCAGTAGAACTCTCGTAACTCGAACCTCACTCTGCAAGGTAAAAATATCGAGTTTCATAGACATCGAGtaagagaaaaatatttttttcttctttaaaTTTTGGTGGGATCTAATAGGTTCATCATCTAATAGGTTTCATAATAAAATCCTCAGTACGAGAACCAATCATTTATGTAATTATCGTACCTTTTGTAAATCATAAAAACCgaaatattcaaatatttttttcaggaAATCACTCGGTTCCAGTTATAAGGAAATATGAGATATGGAAGCTTAAAAAAAAGATGTTATAGTTTTCTTTTTCGAATTTTGGTGGTATATTATAATAAGTAACTACCCTGTTTCTAAGGAGTCTATATGTACTCTGTATTGTACTATAGAAAACTTTTATCTTATTatctgtaattttttattttgaaggtAAGTACAATTGATTTCGTTATATGTCAAAATAAATAGGTTTCGTAAAATTTGTTTAACCCCCTAGAAACACCTACATACCTACATATGTACGCCTAATACTAAACTCTTGTCAGTAAACTGACTTCTGATTAAAATACTCACCGATCGGCTAGCATGCCGAATACCAGGCTGCCGACCAAAACACCCAGCATTACGAGGGACTGGGACATGCTGGCCAGCTGCTTCTTATCGCAGGTGAGGTCCCACTCGGTGATAATCGTGGACTTGAAGACGCTGGTGTCGTACTCGGTCTCCGAGCACTCGTCACTGCAGGGATCCGTGACGTTGGTCGTGGTGCAGGATAGGGGCGTGGGGGCGGCTAGGAAAATGTGGCCCAGGGTGTGCCATCCGGTTCCGAATTTGCACAGCACTATGATGAAGAAGAAGAACATCTGATAGCGCCGGAAGTCGCCGATCTGCGAGATTATCGGATCGGCCGTCTTCGTCACGGGCTTTAGCGGTTTTGGTTCCCTCGCATTCTGCGGTCTGTCGGCCATCTCGCTAAAACTAAAGAATTTCGGGTCGTCAGGCTATGGCAACGAAACATCTGAATTTTAAATAGTTatcaaaatttgtttctttgaGTGCAGAGGCCTACCGAGCCGACTGGTTTCTCAGTGGGTGGACTTTCTCAAATATTTGCCGGCCCCAGCGCAAATTGGACATATCGAGCGGTGTGGCTCAGTGCAGACTGGCGTGAAATTATGGAACCCGGGCAGATAGAGATTTCATTTGCCAGCAACTGGCCACCGCCGCCGAGGAACCGGTTTTTGGCCAAGAGAGAGCTTCGCGGACTCAGTCTGGGGCAGCGTGACAAGTCGCAGCTCGGAGATACGGAAGTCGGTGGGTCGGGGGCATTAGCACTTGGCCGCGGATCCACCGCCAAAATGGCATTTGGAAATAGGAGTACGGCCTCCATGGCCGCTGCAGTTTGTCAGCCCAAAAGGCCAAGCGACTGGGGCTAAACTTTTACTCTTTAAGTAGGTAAATGAAGTCGGCTGCCTGGTTAATTGGAGGAAGGTGCGCCCGGGGACCCGGCCCGATGATGCTGGGATCTAGCTGGCAGATTAAGCCATTGTCTGCCCGCAGATAACCGCGAGTCCCAGTTACCCATTAAGATGGCTTAATTAAGGAAGCACTGTCTCAGTGAAAGTTAAGCCGTAGAGCAGGGAGGCGCGGCGAGCTGGAGAAAGAGAATCGCGGGCCAGAGATTTCTGGTCTGAGATTCCGAGACGGGTTCCCACGGCAACGACAACCTGTCTGGCGCAGGCATTTTGCACAATCGTCAGCGGCTGGCAAAATGTCACAACAAttgcaaataaattatatatgcAAATTGGATGGCCAATCAATGGAGTTACCATTGAGAAAACTCAGCGTTATAATACGATCGCCACATGATAAATCTGGCAAGACACAAAGCACCCACTTGGGAGCAAAAAGGCACACATTTTTATGGCAAAGCCTTTGTTCGGAGTCTTGATGGCCATTCAATTGCCTTTGGCTTAAAACATTTCTAGCTCCTGTTCATTGTACTAGATTTTAGATTTTATTGTCACTTGAATTTTATCGTTTATTTGCACTTACCCAAATCTTTCACACAAACTATcacttttatttataattatttgcgCAGCAAATtctattaataattattaatcaaAGTTTTCCGGGGGCTTGTCGGGGGCCAATCTTATATAATACAGCCAGTCAATTGATAATGCCGTCTGCGTAATCTCGCACTTTTTGAACCACGTCTGGAAGGCTTCAGCGCTCCACAATCAATGACAAAAGCATCTCGTCTCGACTCGACTCGTCGGTGGAGAAAAGCTACTAAGACGGCGATAAAGTCGCGTGCACTTTAATCCCAGATGATAAGAGGCGTTCGACAAGCGTCGGGAATACAATGTGAACTTGTGTCCAGGGGAGATAACAGACGTCTATAGATGTTTACAATATAATCTCACCTTTGGTAAGCCTCCCATCTAATTGCTTAAGCAAACATTTGGCTTGGCCTTCCTTATAGCTTCTGTATTCCAAAATAGACCACTAAGGTTTTTCGATCATTAATAGAGACGTCTCGATATTAGAGCACCATAAAATTCAAACATAAGCACGCAGTGTTCATCAGAAGAGCACGCGTTGGCCAAACTTGATAATGTGCTCACATAATAtttgaaaaccaaaaaacatttaaaagaaTCGGGATGTTGATTTATTTGGCGGTTCGATAATTGTGTTTAATCTTTTTAGCATTTAACCAACTGCTATAAATAACGTTTTATACGTTTTGTGCAAAGCAACTAATTAATGTGTGAAGATAATAAATTGTCTACAAAAAGATCATTCAACACATTCATGATAAATCTTTGGAAAAAGTGGGATGTTGTGTGATGTGACATAACATTAGCGATTTTTAAGTATATTTAAGGTAATAAGGATAATGGAATAATTaacaaaaatcataattaactgttttttattaattggatatttattttactgAACATTAAATCGCTTATAACTTTGGTAAACTTATTGAAGcaaaaaccatttaaatagTTCAGAATAAAAGAAATCAATGCACATGTCATCTGCCATGAATACCAAAAagtaaatccaattaaagaGCCCCGTTTAATATTTACATTCGGTGGCCTGACAAGTGGCCTAAGCCGATTGCAGTGTCCTAAATGGGTTGGGCCCCGTACTGTTTAGGCCAGATACTCGCAGTCCCCGAGCGGGGGAGCGGTATTTATGGCCCGGCAACGCTCCAATTAGCACACAAAAGGATTACAGGGGAAATGCCAAAATTCTGGTGCTGCACAGAGGAGCATTCGGCACTTGGCAAGGCCAACAAATGTTTTGGGCCGGCTTTGGAGCGCTTTGCGGTTTTTCTTCCATAATTGCTGGCCAGCACtgaaccaaaccaaaccgaaccgaacTGAACTGAGCTGAACTGAAGTGGACAGTGGTCGAGTGGACCATTGGACGAGTGGCCCTGGCCGCCGGATTGCGAGGAATCCACTTGTGAGCCAGCGAGCAAATCAAGCAGCAGGCATTTAATTTCAAACTGCCCCCCATCCACACACCAGGGCgcaatcaaaatattttataggtTGGCCATAAAGAAATTCATAAAGCgaacggcagcagcagcggcaactGCAACTCTGCCAATCCATACGAAAATTGCTAACTCAGCGCTCACATATATCATCTTTATGCGCGGCCACGCCCCTTTCAGCTCGTAGTAAATTGACAAATGCAGCGGGCCAAGTCTGTGAGATGTCTTTGCCACTATTTAAGGTCTTTCTCGAGGGGATCGAGGCGGAGGTGGAgctggatgtggatgtggatgaggACGGTCCTGGCTGGGAGCATCGGAATGAAAAAGCGCACCGAAAACTATGAGCAACGCTTAGCGAAATAAAAGTGCTTGTAATATGAAGTTAAAGTCCAAGTAAGGCGATAATGGCAGTACGCCTAGGTGATACTCTACGGTggaataacaaaatattttcaaagaatTTAGCTTTGTTTAGGACAAGAATACCAAGTTACAAGGTGGATACATTTTTGTAGTAAAAACTTACCTGTGCTAAAACTCGCTCCCTTCCTGGATCAGCACTTCACACCTGCCAAGTGTTCGTTTGCAACTGCGAAAAATCAATAAACTGACCTTACTATATATATGGAAAAATGGCTAAACCACCCTTGGAGCAACAACACACCTTAACCTTCCTGTTTACTTATCGAGcatctgcctgtctgtctcgTGCAATTAGCTACCTGTTCAGGAAAAGGCAGATATAGCTTCAAACACGTTGAATTTAATGGAGAAGTATGGCCTATGACAACACGTTATTTGAGAGAGAAAGGAATATTATTTAATGGCGTATAAAAAGCCGAAATGAAATAAGTTGAGTAAGTCCTTTATACGAAGTTGTCAAATAAATCACGAGGGTTTTGAAATCTATAAACAATATAAGTGATTACAGATCCCTGGTGATTTGTGTGGCATTCCAAATATAAAATCATAGGGGCTTAATATTATCATTAGAATGCTAGGaaacaataattataaaatatatataaatatattaaaggaaactatcatatttattttaggttaaataatataatatttgttGTAACATTTACATAAACTGGggaataattttttaaatatgtgtCAGagattattaataataataaaaattatttcttatttGTAGCAAATATTTTCAGTATTTAGTAATACCCCAAATTGGATTGCAGGGTATGGACTGCTTGAAGAACCAGCTAGAAACAAAGCGCCGCATCAACGCTTTTGGCCCTGGTTGCCTTGGCTTTCTACCCCGACCTCTGCAGTCGCCCTATTCCTCTCTAAATCCTCTTTGATTAAGTGCTCAGTCTTTTATGTGGAGATTTTTTAATCGTTACCTCGTCCTCCCGGCGAAAAAGGGGCGATGCAGGGGGGCGGGATGACCAGGACCGAGGTCCGAAGGGCGTGCATGTGACCATGCCCCGTAGATTAATCGCTAATCTGTCCCTAGAGGGCgtactgacattttttaaaactgcGCACAGCTCAGCAGAGCCAAAGAAGCTGCCTCATGGCCGTCCACTTCATCCCGGGCCATTTGGAGATGTCTTTGGTTTTTATTGTCGGACGGCACTTGGCCACTTCCATCATTGCCATTTCCTCTAGAACTCGCATTCGGCCTGCGATTCGCACCTCTTTTTCAGTACCTTTCGTTTTTGTCCTCCCTTTTTTggctttataaataaattaataaatttaagccGGCATTAATTATTATGCTGCTTGGCCGGGCGCCCAGATTAATGTTTTAATTTCGCTAGCCTAGGCTTCGATTAATTTATGCGCGCCCTGTTTGCAATTTGTGCGCCGTTTTTTGAGTAATTTCGCCTGGCCGGGGGCGATAAAGTGCAT contains:
- the LOC119551265 gene encoding organic cation transporter protein gives rise to the protein MADRPQNAREPKPLKPVTKTADPIISQIGDFRRYQMFFFFIIVLCKFGTGWHTLGHIFLAAPTPLSCTTTNVTDPCSDECSETEYDTSVFKSTIITEWDLTCDKKQLASMSQSLVMLGVLVGSLVFGMLADRFGRRPAFLFSCFLQLFSGLIVCVSPYFWFYCIFRFLVAVATAGTMTTSFVLLMEIVGPKKREVVAIFYQLPFNIGHASLAVFAYFIREWRWYQFSITIFSAVFVIYIWLVPESPRWLFTTGRLDKSIKILEKIAKCNRAPTETIRPEIEAAYATLAARQPMKKGTMLDLFKTPYLRIKTICMANNWLVVCMVYYGTAQYVSKLGGNIFISNLIAAVVGIPGTCLCVIMTKYLGRKKTLLLSNGCSAVGLLLLAGLCTQGQAVKVACATIGLFGASVTFPTVYLYGGELFPTVVRSSGVGLCSMIGRVGSIVAPMVCELDCYALWIAPLIFGVFSILAMVGTIFIPETRGTPLPETLEDGENFGRKKKAVA